In Brassica rapa cultivar Chiifu-401-42 chromosome A06, CAAS_Brap_v3.01, whole genome shotgun sequence, a single window of DNA contains:
- the LOC103871564 gene encoding uncharacterized protein At1g08160-like codes for MVPPKPPPPRTQQQQLPGRRLNPILCIIVALVLLGLLVGLAILITYLTLRPKRLVYTVEAASVQDFAIAKDDHISAKFNYVIKSYNPEKHVSVRYHSMRISTAHHNQSVAHKEISAFKQRPKNETRIETQLVSHNVALSKFNAKDLRGETTKGVIEMEVYITARVSYKTWIFRSRRRTLKAVCTPVMINVTANSLDGFQRVLCQTRL; via the coding sequence ATGGTTCCTCCAAAACCACCGCCTCCACGAACGCAACAGCAACAGCTGCCGGGTAGGCGTTTGAACCCTATCCTATGCATCATTGTCGCCCTTGTCCTCTTAGGACTCCTTGTGGGTCTCGCAATATTGATCACATACCTCACCCTCAGGCCAAAGCGATTAGTCTACACGGTAGAAGCCGCGTCGGTCCAAGATTTTGCCATAGCCAAGGACGATCACATTAGCGCCAAATTCAACTATGTGATCAAATCATACAACCCTGAGAAACACGTCTCCGTGAGATATCACTCCATGCGAATCTCCACGGCTCACCACAACCAGTCCGTGGCTCACAAGGAGATCTCTGCCTTCAAGCAGCGTCCTAAGAACGAGACGAGGATTGAGACGCAGCTTGTGTCACACAACGTGGCATTGTCTAAGTTCAATGCCAAGGACTTGAGGGGTGAAACGACGAAAGGGGTGATCGAAATGGAAGTGTATATAACGGCTAGAGTGAGCTACAAGACGTGGATTTTTAGGTCGAGGAGACGTACGTTGAAGGCTGTGTGTACGCCGGTAATGATCAACGTTACGGCGAACTCGTTGGATGGATTCCAGAGAGTTTTATGCCAAACTCGTCTTTAG
- the LOC103871565 gene encoding histone H2B.2: MAPRKSKKVVSVTKKKKVVEETIKVTVTDGVPNVTTNTDTQETQYLETQELDTQELETQDLPFSLPLEEENVTRVEIPVDVGYDRSPPPPETVAPASEGTVKETHKVEIPVEFGDDRSPQPPETPAPASEVPAKETHKDEEKQGNKKTTSKKRKKNRSEVAGDEYKRYVYKVMKQVHPDLGISSKAMTVINMFMGDMFERLAVEAAKLNDYSKRRTLSSREIEAAVRLVLPGELSRHAVAEGSKAVSNFVAYGAKKR; encoded by the coding sequence ATGGCGCCGAGAAAATCAAAGAAAGTGGTTTCtgtgacgaagaagaagaaagtagtAGAGGAAACAATCAAAGTAACTGTCACGGACGGAGTTCCAAATGTTACCACCAACACCGACACACAAGAGACACAATATCTAGAGACACAAGAGCTAGACACCCAAGAGCTTGAGACACAGGATCTGCCGTTCTCCCTTCCCCTCGAAGAAGAAAACGTTACTAGGGTTGAGATTCCGGTCGATGTTGGATATGACCGGTCCCCACCGCCACCTGAAACCGTCGCTCCCGCAAGTGAAGGCACCGTGAAGGAGACCCACAAGGTTGAGATTCCGGTGGAGTTTGGAGATGACCGGTCCCCTCAGCCGCCTGAAACACCCGCTCCAGCAAGTGAAGTCCCTGCGAAGGAGACCCATAAGGACGAGGAGAAGCAGGGGAATAAGAAGACGACctcaaagaagaggaagaagaatagATCGGAGGTAGCGGGAGATGAGTACAAGAGATATGTGTATAAGGTGATGAAGCAGGTGCATCCGGATTTAGGGATATCGTCCAAGGCTATGACGGTGATTAACATGTTCATGGGAGATATGTTCGAGAGACTAGCGGTGGAAGCTGCGAAGTTAAACGATTATTCAAAGCGGAGGACGTTGTCTTCGAGGGAGATCGAAGCAGCGGTGAGGCTGGTTTTGCCTGGTGAACTTAGCCGACATGCCGTGGCTGAAGGCTCCAAAGCTGTTAGTAACTTTGTTGCTTATGGTGCCAAGAAGCGTTAG
- the LOC103871566 gene encoding cyclin-dependent protein kinase inhibitor SMR2, producing the protein MSKVLEPLEEEKVEHKPRKQEEEEELKHEEVLGSLCTPTSSDHKIPELDTCPPAPRKRPREVLPTKKRRLSKDLRFFEATDVGSHEVETLFVHNPNPVRKKRRSNSA; encoded by the coding sequence ATGTCCAAGGTTCTCGAGCCCCTAGAAGAAGAGAAAGTAGAACATAAACCaagaaaacaagaagaagaagaagaactgaAGCACGAAGAGGTGTTAGGATCTTTGTGTACACCAACTTCAAGTGATCATAAGATTCCGGAGCTGGATACTTGTCCTCCGGCGCCAAGAAAGCGACCGCGCGAGGTTCTTCCGACAAAGAAGAGAAGATTGTCTAAAGATCTTCGGTTCTTCGAAGCCACCGACGTTGGGAGCCACGAGGTAGAGACTCTCTTTGTCCATAACCCAAACCCTGTCCGTAAAAAACGGAGGAGTAATAGCGCGTGA